DNA sequence from the Lysinibacillus sp. OF-1 genome:
AAGAAGGTCTGACATCATTTATAATTATCCATTGATTGTGTGGCTAAAAATAGCCCCACTTCAAACCAACAATTGCGTGAAGTGGGTAAACTATTAATAATCAAGCGAAGTATCTTATTTTAAAATGGTGAAAATCTCGTCACGGCTGTGGCGAGATTTTTTGTTATAGCCAGCCTTTGTCACTTGCTATCTGAGCAGCCTGCTGTCTTGATTCCACTTGCAGCTTTTGAATAGAGGTAGATAAATAATTGCGAATGGTACCCTTTGTTAAAAACAATTGCTTGCTGATTTCATTTGTGGTCAAACCCTCTTTGACAAGCTGTAGTACTGCAATTTCTCGTTCGTTTAAAGGGTTTTGCTCCTTCATAAACAAGGTAGCGGCTAGATCCTTACTAACCACCTTTTCTCCCTGCATGATTTTTCGAATGGTAGCGATTAAATAATCGATCGGTTCATCTTTCAATAGATAGCCGTGTACCTCGCAATCCATAGCCTTTTGTAAATAGCCAGGCCGAGCAAAAGTTGTGACAATCATCACTTTACACGGTAGGTTAGCCTGTTTAATTTTTTCAGCTAGCTCTAGCCCAGACAGATGGGGCATTTCAATATCTACGAGGCAAACATCTGGTAGCTCCTGTTGGATGTAGTCCCATGCTTTTAGCCCATCTGCCACCTCGGCTATGACTTCAATATCTGGTTCAAACGATAAGAGCGATGTTAAGGCACCGCGTAGCATTTGTTGGTCCTCCGCTAGTAATACACGTATCATGATGTGGGCTCCTTTCCGTCTTGAATTGGTAGCGTAAGAGTTACGCTCGTGCCTGTAGGTGTATGGCTGTTAATCGTGGCATAACCTTGCAGGATATGCATTCTTTCCTTCATCGAGTGGATGCCATTGCCAAATCCTTTTTGCTGTAAGCCTATGCCATCATCTTTCATGATTAGCGTGTATTGTCCCGTGTGATATTGAATGATGATGTGGCATTTTTTTGCCTGACTGTGCTTGAGTATATTGGTCGTAGCCTCTCTTACACATAATGCGAGCATCGTTTCCTCCACACTAGAAAGAACAATTTGAGGGCATTGATTGTGAAGGCTTGTTGTGATATTTGCACTTTGTAAAAGCTGTTTGCAATGCACTAGCTCCGTCTGTAACGAAATGAAATTCATATCAGATACTAGCTCACGCACTTGTTTTAAGGCTGTACGTGTAGTGGCTAATATATCATCCAATTCTTGCTTCACCTTTGAAGGATCTCGGTCAATTAGTTTTGTCGTTAGTTCCGTTCTAATTTTAATCATTGTGAGTGTATGACCAATTGTATCGTGAAGGTCTCTTGCAATACGCTGTCGCTCCTCCTGCTGAACAAGCTGCATATTGACGTCTGCCAATTCAGCTTGCAGATTTTTCGACTTTTCCACAAAGTAAATAAGAATTGGCAATACTAGCTGAAACATCATGATAGGTACTAACACCTGTGATTCCTTCTGTAAAAAGGAGTCTGTCGCCAGATACATGACCGTCAAAAACATGATCGCGATGGCTAATATTCCACAGCCGATATGCCATTTTGATTTCGCCCGTCCAAGTAAATCGGCAAAGGTAAAGCCAAAAATAAGCATAAAGGGCTCTATATAAATACTTAGTATAGTGATAACGATGAAGCCTACTAATGATGCGACAAGGAGTCTCCCATTTTTATGCCATAAAGCATTATAGAAAGCTCCTAAGTATAAAAGGAGCAATGTTATTTTCATAGCTAAAGGAAGTGATCCAGACCATAGTACTATTGCGATGAGAAAAATCACAGAAGCTACATCGATGATTAAATAATGCTTTATTTGTTCTCTAGGATATATTTTTATTGCCTACACCTTCCTTTGTTGCAAATTGTTGCGTCATTGCTCGAATGGATTTTTGACGAATCCATTCCATCGGACCCAATTGAAAATGCTGTAACCAAATAGACGCCATGACCAGTTGTAGGAATGACAAAGTTAGCCAAATGCAAATGGCGATCACGCTATTGACATGCCCTCCTAAGCCAAGGCCCCAACCATAAAAAATAAATGATGCAAGTATGTTTTGAAGGACATAACAGCTTAAAGACATTTTACCGACTTGTGCAAAACGTTGCCAAAGCCAATTGAACCTCTTATATTCTACCAGTTTCCCTAAAATTCCAATATAGCCAATCGAAAGAATAGGGGCACATAAATAGCGAACAGGAAAATCAAAAAGCCCTCCTGGTATAAAGATAAGTAAATTGAGGGGAATGCCAATGTATATACCAATCGTAAACAGCTTTTGGCGTATTTGCCGTCCTCTGTCTGTTTGTGAAAATACATCGTTGCGCATAAGCTTCACACCAAGTAAAAATAAAAAGATATTCATAGGGATAATGAAAATAGCCTCTGATCGATAGAATAAAAAATTTGTCAGACGATGCTGTACTTGTGCTAGCCATGAGCCGTTTTCATACAATGTGGCAACGCTCTCCATCCCATTGAAGGAAACACCAACACCTTGTAATGTACTGATAAAAATAAGGAGGATCAGTAGGACATGAAAGCTGCCAAAAAGATAGAAAGCCCATGTCATGGCTTTGTTACCTAATCGGATGAGAAAGGCAACGATGAAGGCTGTAGCAGCATAGCTCATTAAAATATCATATTCCATGACAAGGGTATAATGAAGCAGTCCCTCTAGCCCTAAAAAGACGATTGTCCAAAGATAGACCCCAGGCCAAGCATTGCCTCTGCGTAAGGCTTGCTGATATTTTAATTGTAAACCTACCCCAAACATAATCGTTAACAAGCCTAGTAGCTTACCGTTGACGAAAAATAAGACTACCATTCGTAAAAAATCCTGGAAGGACCACCAACCAGAGTAGTTGCTTGTTGTGATATACGATAAATCACCTAAATAAGCAAAAATCCAAATATTGGTGCCAAGCGTTCCTAAAACGGCGAAGCCTCTTAACATATCGATAAAGGGAAGTCTTTGTTGCATTTGCATATGTTCAATCACTCTTTCTGTATTTTCTTACCTTCAGGATAAGAAAATACGAAGAAAAAACCTATTCACACCAGTCAAAGGAATTTTATGACAGGTGTCATAAAGTGATTGGGACCACATAAAAAACCAGCAACGCTTTGGGTGCTGGTTCGTTTATTTCGTACAAGTATAGATGCGATAGTCTAAAAATGGCTGATATTTTTCGTTCATGGCAAGATGCTGATCCATGACCTCATAAAACTCGGATTCAATCGCTGCGGAAACATCAAATTCAGGCTTGGAGGAGATGGATTGATTTTTTTGTATGCGAATATCGTGAAAACCAGCCTGTTGCAGTAGCTTTACCCAATCCTTTTTCATCAGGAGGGACTTGAATCCGTAAAATTGTTGGATGTCGTCTGCTAGGTCAGGGGGAAGAGTTATAGGTTTGGTGAATTCAATAGCAATGAAGCGTCCACTTTTCTTTAATAAACGATAAATTTCTTGCAAAGCCTGTTGCTGATTTACAAAGGCTAGTACTGATTCAGCTAGAATCAAGTCAAATGATTCATTTGGTAACGAAGTTTTTTCAATTGAGCCTTGCAATAGACGGACGGGTAAACGCGCTTTTTGCATTCGTTTCTGCGCCTTTTTGATCATGACGGGGTGAATATCGATGCCTGTGACACTAGCTTGATAGGCAGTCGCCAAATAAGCAGCCGTTTGTCCTGTACCACATCCTACATCTAAAATATCGGCGCCTGGCGTAATATTCTCTGTTGAAAAGAGAGCCTTTGATAGATTAATTCCTCCTGGATGCGCTCCTCCAATGCCGAATTGAGCTAAAAAGGTAAGATAATGTGAGCCTTGAATGCGTATCACCTTCTTTTTTCTTATAGTATGACAGGGAAACTAGTCTTGTTCCCTCAAACATCTTGAGTGGGCAAGAGAATATTTTTACAGCCTTCTTCAAAAGTCTATTTCACTACTAAAATTCCCACATATACTAGTTAGAAGCTTTCAGACAGGAGGTGTATAAATGCCATATTTTCAGCCGAATGCTAGAAGAGGTCCCTATCCGCCAAGCAATAGACAATATTTTGGCCCACCTTTTCGAGGTAGAATGGTGCAACCTTACTATTCTCCCTATCAACAACAACAAGGATCCAGATTAGGCAGTTTGCCAGATCATTTAAATACGATTATGGGGCATGCTGGGACGATTACAAATGGAGTCAATATGTTGAGGCAGATGGGATCGTTACTAAGTTTATTTAGATAAAGCTAGAAACCCTCTTAAGAAAATATCTTAAGAGGGTTCATGTTCGTGCTTAATCGGCTTGGACAAGTTGTTTTTCAATAATCGAGCGATTCTTTTCTTTAAATAGCTCATTATGAGACGATACCATGCCATGACGATAGGCTGTTGGCTCCAAATACGTTTTAATGGAGTTGACCGCATTGGCTGCATCTTGGAATGTTCCTAGTAGCAAGTGGATTTTTCCTTCAAATGATAAAATATCACCAGCCGCAAAAATACCTGGCTGTGCCGTTTCACCTGTTGCTTTCCCTTCAAAATAATAATCATCCTTTTTGGGAATAGCAATGGCTTCATCAAATGCGAGAGATGCCTCACGGTTATAGCCATGACTAACGATCACCTCATCGATTTGACGGGTATAACTTTGCTGCGTTTTCGTATTTTCACATGTTACTAATTGAATAGCCGTTTTATCAGCATTCGCTGACAGCTTTGTAATCGTCGTATTGCACTCTATATTTACTCCCGCATCAAGTGCTTCCTGTACCGTTGCTTCATGCGCTGATAAATGCTCTTTACGGTAAACTAGGGTCACGCTTTTAGCAATTGGGCTTAACTCAACAGCCCAATCGATGGCTGCATTACCACCACCAGAAATCATAATATCTTTGTCGACAAAACGTTTATAGGATTGAACGGTATAATGTAAATTTGACATTTCATATTTTTCAGCGCCCTCAAGCGTCAGTTTTTGAGGGTTAATAATACCACCACCTACAGCTAGCAGCACCGTTTTAGAATAATGCTTTTCACCAGCTGCTGTATGGATAATAAAAACATCATTCTGGCGTTCAATCAAATCTACTTTTGTATCTGTCAAAATGGTAGGATCGAATGTTTTGGCTTGCTCGATTAATTGTTTGACAAATTGCTCGCCTAAAACAGGAGGATGTCCGCCAATATCCCAAATCAGCTTTTCAGGATAAAGTAATACTTTTCCGCCAAGCTGTGATTGACTCTCAATCAATTTTGTTTTTAATCCACGCAGACCGCTGTAGAAGGCACTATATAAGCCAGCAGGGCCGCCACCAATAATTGTCACATCATATACATGTTGCATTTTTATTGCCACATCCTTAAAAAATAGTAAAAAGTAATTGACAAATTCTTATCAGAAACTAGACTGAATCTAGTGATAATGATTATCATTTTAAGCTGTGAATAGCATAGCATGGAAAGATGTAAAAAGAAAGAGAGGCTCCGATTTGCAGGATGCGCTAGTGACTGCTGCTGTCTCTATAACAGATGGTGTAGCCTTGTTGGTTCATATTGCCACTTTTCAGTGGAGCGAGCTTGCTGAAATGGTTATGTCGGCACACTTCTTGTATTTATTGAATGACTAGAAAAGTATTAGCAAATGTTAGTTGCTGCTCGAAAGAACAGACTTTTGATCTAATAAAAACTGTGAAAAATTAATTTTACAACATCGACCTTTCAAGTTTTTGAGAACCTCATTTGTTGTGGTTCTTTTTTTATATAATCAGGGCAGGAGGTGAATACATGATTCTATTAGCACGGCAACCATCAGATTCGCAGAAAATACTGGAGGCGATGCTACAAAGATTGCCTCAGACACACAAGGAATACGCGTATGTACGAGAGCGTTTAGGACGTGTCAAAGCAGGGCTCGCTGGTGAACAGCGTGTCGATGCAGAATGGCTTGAGCTGGACTTACCAACCCCCCATTATTTTCTCCATGATTTTCAAACAATGAATGACTTCGGTTCAACACATCAAATGGACACCATCTTTCTCTGTCCCCATTTTTTACTGATCCTAGAAATCAAAAATATAACAGGCATTCTCTCATATGATGCTTCATACGCTCAACTAACACGCACGACCATAGAGGGTACGGTCGAAGGGATGGTTGATCCATTTCTTCAACTGGAGCGGCATGTGGCCTGGATGAAAAAATTATTACAGCGTGAACGTTTTCATTTACCAATTGTGCATGCAGTTGTACTGGCAACGAGAAATGGAATTTTAACAAAGGGGTTTGAGGGGCAGCCTATATTTCATGTGACGGGGCTGCGTTCTTGTATCCAAAGATGGACAGAGATGTATCAACCCGTAAAGGCAGAAACCCTCTTACCCTTTGCGACACGTTTATTGTCGATGCACACAAGGTTAAAAAAAGAGATGACTGTGCCTTTTAAGGAAATGATGAAAGGCGTAGTATGTCCTCATTGTGGGAATGGACAGCGATTACAGTATCACTATAGAAAATGGACTTGCCCTCGCTGTGGATTGGTGGATCACAATGCATTAAATCGAACATTGGAGGACTACCGATTACTAGTCGGACCACAGCTGACCAATCGAAGCTTTCGTGAATTCTTCGCCATTGAATCCCCAAACCTAGCGTACAAATTGTTGCAGCAACTACCTTTGAAAGCAGAGGGTGAAAAAAAGCATAGGAAGTACTGGATTATAGATTAAGGATTTAAAAGCCCAGCAACCATTCAAGCGGTCTGAATGTGTTGCTTGGTGGATAGAACGCGCGAAGTGATGGATAGAGCGGAGAAAGTAGAGGATACGCATGAGGTTGGTGGATAGGAAAAGAAAAGTGTTGGATAGAACAGAGAAAGTAGCGGATAGAACGCGCAGAGTGATGGATAGAGTGGAGAAAGTAGAGGATACGCGTGAAATTGGTGGATAGGAAAAGAAAAGTGTTGGATAAATTAGAGAAAGTAACGGATAGAACGCGCAGAGTGGTGGATAGAGTGGAGAAAGAGGAGGATACGTATGAGGATGGTGGATAGGAAAAGAAAAGTGTTGGATAGAACAGAGAAAGTAGCGGATAGAACGCGCAGAGTGATGGATAGAGCGGAGAAAGTAGAGGATACGCATGAGGATGGTGGATAGGAAAAGAAAAGTGTTGGATAAATTAGAGAAAGTAGCGGATAGAACGCACGAAGTGATGGATAGAGTGGAGAAAGAGGAGGATATGCGTGAAGTTTTTGCATAGAACAAAGAAGCGTATACGCTTGCTTCAATTGGACAGGATAGAACTCACAAAAAGAGCGCTATAACCTGTCTTGCTGAGCAAGGGTTCGCTTATTTCCTACTAGACAAATGGATTTTTTAAGTATATAGTTAGCTAGGCTAACTAATTTAAAAGGAAGTGATAGTGTGACAATTGAACAGGAATTTTTTAATCAGTACCGCTTAATGTATAGGCCATTTATTAATCAGCTGAATGTGCAGCTTGAACCTTATCAGTTATATAGCTCGCAGTGGGCAGTGCTTCGTTTCTTGAAGGATAAGGGTCCACATTCTTTTGTAGATATCGCTAACTTCATGTCTATAGAGAAGCCAAGTGTCACGAAGCTTGTACATAAATTGGTGGAGCTAGGCTATGTGGAAACGATGACGGGCAAGGATAAGCGTGAAAAACTGGTACATCTATCAAAGCATGGGGAAGAGCTTGTGCTGGAAATAAAGTCGCATCTAAATCCGTTTTTTGTGCAGGCATTGGCAGGTGTGCCGAAGCAAGATATTGACATTGCGACACAGGTTTTAGCAAGAATTTGTATGAATATCAATTAGTAGGAGAGAGTAACGTGGAAGCAACTAGAAAGAAACTATGGACAAAGGATTTTTTAATTGTCTCACTTATTAATTTTACCATTACGTTAATCTTTTATTTATTAATGGTGACCATCGCGGCTTATGCTGTGGAGCATTTTAATGCTTCTACAAGTACAGCGGGGCTGGTATCGAGTATTTTTATTATTGGAACATTGTTAGGGCGGCTTGGTACAGGGCGTATTATTGGTGATTGGGGTAGCAAAAAAACATTGTTTTGTGGCTTGCTGTTATTTATGTTATCCACGATGTCTTATTTTGTAGCAGGCAATTTACCGCTGCTTATGGTTAATCGTTTAATACAAGGGATTGCTCTTGGGATAGCTAGTACAGCAACGGGAACCATTATTGCACAAATTCTACCGCCGGAACGACGTGGCGAAGGGATTGGTTATTATAGCTTAAGTGCGATTTTAGCGACAGCTATTGGTCCATTCATTGGCATTTTATTAACACAATTATTTGAGGATTATCGCATGATCTTTGCAGTCGATTCGGTTTTAGCTATTATTTGCTTTTTTATGTACTTCATAGTGACCGTACCAGATGCACCGAAAAAAGCGACGGATACAGCTGTGAAGGCAGGCTTTAAGGTGACAAACTTTATTGAAATGCGTGCGGTGCCGATTGCCTTTGTGGCACTTGTTATTGGCTTTGCCTACTCAGGTGTCATGTCCTTTATGACGTTTTATGCAAAAGAGCTACATTTAGTATCAGCAGGAAGCTATTTCTTTATTATTTATGCCATTGTCATTTTGGCTACCCGCCCATTTACAGGGAAATTATTAGATACGCGAGGGGCTAATATTATTATCTATCCTTGCTTAGTGCTTTTTGCAATTGGCATGTATGCCTTTAGTTCAGCGACAACAACGATCGCCTTTTTAATCGCTGCTGCCTGTATCGGGGTTGGCTATGGAAACTTCAACTCCGTTGCGCAGGCGATTGCTATTAAAGTGACACCGAATGAGCGTTTAGGACTTGCGACATCCACGTATTTTATATTTTATGATTTAGGTTTAGGTATTGGGCCTTATTTCTTAGGGCTATTTGTTCCTTCTATGGGCTACAGTGCGATCTTCTTTGCTATGGTCTTTGTCATTTTTGTATCGATTGTGCTTTATTATTTCTTACATGGAAAACATGAAAATTTGAAACAAGCAAAAATCTTGTAGATTAGAATCATTATATTGTAGAAAAAACGTTATTTTTCTAGTTGTGTATACAGATCAACTGAAAAATGACGTTTTTTTCTATTTCAAAAAATAGTTGTTGCAATAGATGATGATAATCATTATCATCACAAATATAAAACTAATTCGGAAGTAGGTACTAAGTATGAAAAACAGATCATTTTTGTCGGTATTAGTAGCAGGGGGCATTTTAATGGCTGGCTGTGGCAATACAGAAGAAGCTAAAAAAGAGGACAAGCCGGCAACAGAACAGGCAGAGCAAGCGACACAAGAGGTGGATTTATCTGCTGAACTATCAGCCTATCAGCAATTTGCTTTAGAGCAAATGGATCAATTTTTACTGGACACAGAAAAATTCGTAAATTTATTCAAGGCGGGCGATATTGAAGGCGCTAAAGCAGCGTATGCGCCAGCACGTATGTATTTTGAGCGCTCAGAGCCAATCGCAGAAAGCTTTGGTGATCTTGACCCTCGCATCGATGGACGTTTAGCGGATATTCAAGAAGAAGGAAAAGGCGAGGAAGAATGGTCAGGCTATCATAAGCTTGAGTATGCACTATGGGAAGAAAATACAACTAAAGGTTATGAGGCTGTAGCAGATCAACTGCTTGCGGATGCGAAGGAATTACATGCACTAGTGCAAACGGTGGAAGTGACACCTGATTTAATGATTACTGGTGCGGTAGATTTATTAAATGAAGTTTCAACATCTAAAATTACTGGTGAGGAAGAAATTTACTCACATACAGACCTGTATGATTTTAAAGCGAATATTGAAGGCGCAGAAAAAATCTTTGAAATTTTACGTTCAAAATTAGAAGCGAAAGATTCAACACTAGTGTCAACACTTGATGAAAAATTTAAAGCGGTGGACGATTTATTAGCGCAGCATGCAACGGCTGATGGTGGTTATGTATCCTATGAGGAATTAACGGAAGACAATACGAAAGCACTTGCGGCAGCGGTGAATCAGCTTGGTGAACCATTAAGTCAAATGGGGATCATTTTGGAGTGAAAAAAATGACAACGTCCAATGAAGAAAAATTGATTAATAAAAAAATTTCTAGACGTGATATGTTGAAGCTGACAAGCATCGGTGTGGCAGGTGTTGCCATCGGTGCCTCCGGTTTGGGTGGTGTCATGAAAGCGATGGGCTATGATGTTTTTGAGACAGCAGCAGATAGCACGACGGCTAGCAATAAGATCAATTTCTATGGCGAGCACCAGTCGGGTATCGTGACACCTGTTCAAACGAATATTTATTTTGCTTCTTTAGATGTGTTAGTGACATCGAAGAAGGAACTACAAGAGTTGTTCCAGCAATGGACACCTCTTGTTGTGCGTTTAATGAATGGTGAATTAATGGTCGATGTTTCGACGAATACGAGAGTACCAACAGGTGATACAGGAGAGGCAGAGGGCTTAGATGCAGCCAATTTATCGATTACTATCGGTGTAGGTCCTTCGCTATTCGATAAACTGGGAATGCAGCATGTAAAACCAGCGGAGCTAAAGAATTTACCACATTTCCCTAAAGATCAGCTACAGAAGGAATATACAGGTGGTGATCTGTGTATTCAAGCCTGTGCAGATGATCCACAGGTGGCATTCCATGCAGTGCGCAATTTAGTACGAGCTGCTTCTGGTAAAGTAGAGATTAAATGGTCACAGGCTGGCTTTAACTCGTTTCCAGCTGGTGGAGGGACACCTCGAAATCTCTTTGCCTTCAAGGATGGTACGGTGAATCCAGCCATTACGGATGAAAAAGACTTAAATAAGATTGTGTGGGTGGATAAAGGCTGGCTAAAGGGCGGCTCTTATTTAATCGCACGAAAAGTTCAAATGCATCTTGAAACATGGGATCGCACATCATTGAAAGATCAAGAGGCTACATTTGGTCGTTATCGTGACAGTGGTGCACCATTTGGCAAAACAAAGGAATTTGATGATTTTGATGTAGAGGCAAAGGATGACAAGGGCAATTATATTATGCCTGATACGTCACATGTTCATTTAGCACGTAAATCGGGTGCACGTGTTTTACGACGTTCTTACTCGTATGCATCGGGTGTCATGTCGAATACAGGAACCCATGATGCAGGGCTAATCTTTATTTCTTTTCAAAAAGACCCAGCCCAATTTACAACAATCCAAAATAGCTTAGGGCGTATGGATAAAATGAATGAGTATATTACCCATCGAGGCAGTGCCGTGTTTGCTTGCTTCCCTGGTGTACAAAAGGGGAGTTATTTAGGTGAAGCACTTTTTAACGCGCTGTAGTATTATCATTGCCTTAATCCTAACTTTAGCTCTACCTGTGCAGGCAGCGCAATCTTATAGCCATTTATATATTGCGATTAGTGATGCACTGATGAATACGAAGCAGGATAAAGAGACGGAGGCCAAGCAGGCGCTCGAACAATTTGCTGCGGACTGGGCTAAAGTTTCTTCAGAGCAGAAAGATGCCAAAGCAAAGGTCGATGAAATGCTTGCGCAGGCTACTGAAGCAACATCCAAAGACGAGCGTTTAGAGGCGTTGTCGGCACTGTCGAATGCATTACGTGCCCTAGAAAAACTTGAAAATCCAGTGGACGAAGCGGCACAGCGAGCAGAGTTTGGGCAAAAGTTTAAGCCGATCATGGCAGACTTCGAAAAAGCTTTAGCCAGTGGGGACATTCAGTCTATTGATGAAGCCTACAAAGATTTTAATAGCAAATGGAATAAAAATGAGCGCCCTGTGCGTGAGCAAAGCATTGCGATGTATGGGCAAATCGAAACACAAATGGCGTTTCTACGTATCGCCATTTCGGCAGAGGAGCCAGATATAGCCCTTATGCAATCTCAATTTGAGGATTTGCAGCAAACGATTGAGGATTTTGTGGCTGGTAACGAAACAGCTGAAGTGGTTGAAGGGGACTATTCGTTAGCGACATTGATTGCTTATATCGATGAGGCAAAGGACTTTGTTGATGCTGGTGATTATCAGGCGGCTGCTGATAAAATACGTGAGTTTATTACCATTTGGCCAAGTGTAGAGATTGAAATTTCCACACGTAATGGCAGTCTTTATACGAAAATCGAAAGTGATATGCCGATTATCGCAAGTGATTTATTAAAATCCAACGTCGATCAGCAAGCAATCACAAAAAAATTAGATACTTTCCGTACTGAAATCGAACTGATTCAAGGGGATTCAGATTATACAATTTGGGATGCTGCATTAATTTTGCTGCGTGAGGGACTAGAGGCGCTACTGATTATTTTAGCCTTAGTATCATTCCTCAATAAATCAGGACA
Encoded proteins:
- the efeB gene encoding iron uptake transporter deferrochelatase/peroxidase subunit, translating into MTTSNEEKLINKKISRRDMLKLTSIGVAGVAIGASGLGGVMKAMGYDVFETAADSTTASNKINFYGEHQSGIVTPVQTNIYFASLDVLVTSKKELQELFQQWTPLVVRLMNGELMVDVSTNTRVPTGDTGEAEGLDAANLSITIGVGPSLFDKLGMQHVKPAELKNLPHFPKDQLQKEYTGGDLCIQACADDPQVAFHAVRNLVRAASGKVEIKWSQAGFNSFPAGGGTPRNLFAFKDGTVNPAITDEKDLNKIVWVDKGWLKGGSYLIARKVQMHLETWDRTSLKDQEATFGRYRDSGAPFGKTKEFDDFDVEAKDDKGNYIMPDTSHVHLARKSGARVLRRSYSYASGVMSNTGTHDAGLIFISFQKDPAQFTTIQNSLGRMDKMNEYITHRGSAVFACFPGVQKGSYLGEALFNAL
- a CDS encoding FTR1 family iron permease, with the protein product MKHFLTRCSIIIALILTLALPVQAAQSYSHLYIAISDALMNTKQDKETEAKQALEQFAADWAKVSSEQKDAKAKVDEMLAQATEATSKDERLEALSALSNALRALEKLENPVDEAAQRAEFGQKFKPIMADFEKALASGDIQSIDEAYKDFNSKWNKNERPVREQSIAMYGQIETQMAFLRIAISAEEPDIALMQSQFEDLQQTIEDFVAGNETAEVVEGDYSLATLIAYIDEAKDFVDAGDYQAAADKIREFITIWPSVEIEISTRNGSLYTKIESDMPIIASDLLKSNVDQQAITKKLDTFRTEIELIQGDSDYTIWDAALILLREGLEALLIILALVSFLNKSGQNKMRKWIYVGAFVGVLLSAIAAILMSTILNSATIDTNRELMEGYVGLVAAAMMIGVGIWLHSKSSVVSWNRYISKQMGNAISSGSIFAMAAISFLSVFREGAETLVFYAGIAPKMETSQFILGIVIALLILTVLAIVLFKASGKISIHKFFAVATVLIYVLAFKIIGVSLHTLQLTDNLSTTIVDGLPVISLIGFYPTAETIIGQAILLVLVAATIIYKKKRA